The following proteins come from a genomic window of Nicotiana tomentosiformis chromosome 12, ASM39032v3, whole genome shotgun sequence:
- the LOC138902357 gene encoding uncharacterized protein: MSYDIKIWCVIKKENFLIFPKKDTDDEIIISPNPLDLDEYTEEQAIVIEVNAKAKNLLYNAISGEEYEKISSCETAKEIWDKLEVTYKGTNKINETRINLLVCDYELFQMKDGESVEEMFSRFSKILGDLKSLVNQPEAENKS, encoded by the coding sequence ATGTCATACGACATCAAAATATGGTGTGTGATAAAAAAGGaaaattttctaatttttccaAAGAAGGATACAGATGATGAGATCATAATATCACCTAATCCTCTGGACTTAGATGAATACACCGAAGAACAAGCAATTGTTATCGAAGTGAATGCTAAGGCTAAAAATCTTTTATACAATGCCATTAGTGGTGAAGAGTATGAAAAGATATCAAGCTGTGAAACTGCTAAAGAAATATGGGACAAGTTAGAAGTCACATATAAAGGAACCAACAAAATAAATGAGACAAGAATTAATCTTCTTGTATGTGACTATGAACTATTTCAAATGAAAGACGGAGAATCTGTTGAAGAAATGTTCTCTCGATTCAGCAAAATTCTTGGAGACTTGAAATCTTTGGTAAACCAACCAGAAGCGGAGAACAAGTCATAA